The following coding sequences lie in one Hydrogenobacter sp. genomic window:
- a CDS encoding nitrous oxide reductase accessory protein NosL → MRLILIFLFSFIFALAQPKEPPRGERCVVCGMDVNFDPKLTSQVKLKDGSYKYAESPKHILQFYLENKNRVAELWVKDYESGKWIDGTKAFYVPIKEGPMGPDLAPFRSRLSAQKFAGKGKVYQLKDITKDFLKHLDMGHVH, encoded by the coding sequence ATGAGGCTCATATTAATTTTCCTATTTAGCTTTATTTTTGCACTGGCTCAGCCTAAAGAACCACCCAGGGGTGAGCGGTGCGTGGTCTGCGGTATGGATGTAAATTTTGACCCAAAGCTCACCTCTCAGGTAAAGCTCAAGGATGGTTCTTACAAGTATGCGGAGTCTCCAAAGCATATTTTGCAGTTTTACCTTGAAAATAAAAACAGAGTGGCAGAGCTTTGGGTAAAGGACTATGAAAGCGGTAAGTGGATAGATGGCACAAAAGCTTTTTATGTGCCTATAAAGGAGGGTCCTATGGGTCCGGACCTTGCTCCTTTTAGAAGCAGGCTATCCGCCCAAAAGTTTGCCGGTAAGGGAAAGGTTTATCAGCTTAAAGATATCACTAAGGACTTTTTAAAGCACCTTGATATGGGGCATGTGCATTAA